A single Fodinicurvata sp. EGI_FJ10296 DNA region contains:
- the ntrC gene encoding nitrogen regulation protein NR(I) translates to MATPTILVADDDKAIRTVLVQALNRNGYDVRTTGHAATLWRWVQDGEGDLVITDVVMPDENGLDLIPRMKRIRPDLRVIVMSAQNTLLTAVKATERGAFEYLPKPFDLGELVNVVKRALKTPAAPAAAGGGGEGEDDEQLPLIGRSPAMQEIYRVMARLMGTDLTVMITGESGTGKELVARALHDYGKRRNGPFVAINMAAIPRDLIESELFGHEKGAFTGATVRSTGRFEQAQGGTLFLDEIGDMPMEAQTRLLRVLQEGEYTTVGGRVPIRADVRIVAATHRDLRHAIQQGDFREDLFYRLNVVPIRLPPLRERVEDIPALVRHFLNSANNEGLPTKSIDPPAMERLKMYRWPGNVRELENVIRRLSALYNQESIGADIIDMELAEAPPPAEDGTAPPASEGLSGAVDRHLRDYFAAHEGELPADGLYDRVLQEIERPLITLCLSATKGNQIRAAQLLGLNRNTLRKKIREMNIEVVRGLK, encoded by the coding sequence ATGGCGACACCCACGATTCTGGTAGCCGACGACGACAAGGCGATCCGGACGGTGCTGGTACAGGCGTTGAACCGGAACGGGTATGACGTACGAACGACAGGCCATGCCGCAACCCTGTGGCGCTGGGTGCAGGATGGGGAAGGCGATCTCGTCATCACCGATGTGGTGATGCCCGACGAAAACGGTCTCGACCTTATCCCGCGGATGAAACGGATCCGTCCCGACCTGCGTGTCATCGTGATGAGCGCGCAGAATACGCTGCTGACCGCGGTCAAGGCGACCGAGCGCGGCGCCTTTGAGTATCTGCCGAAGCCATTCGACCTGGGCGAGCTGGTGAATGTGGTCAAACGCGCGCTCAAGACGCCTGCCGCCCCTGCTGCGGCCGGCGGTGGAGGCGAAGGCGAAGATGACGAGCAGCTTCCGCTGATCGGGCGTTCGCCGGCCATGCAGGAAATCTACCGCGTCATGGCCCGGCTCATGGGGACCGATCTGACGGTGATGATCACCGGAGAGAGCGGAACCGGCAAGGAGCTGGTTGCCCGCGCATTGCACGACTACGGCAAGCGCCGCAACGGCCCCTTCGTTGCGATCAACATGGCCGCCATTCCCCGCGACCTGATCGAGTCCGAACTGTTCGGCCACGAAAAAGGCGCCTTCACCGGGGCCACGGTGCGATCCACCGGCCGTTTCGAGCAGGCCCAGGGGGGGACGCTTTTCCTGGACGAGATCGGCGATATGCCGATGGAAGCGCAGACGAGGCTTCTGCGCGTCCTGCAGGAGGGAGAATATACCACCGTTGGCGGCCGCGTGCCGATCCGTGCCGATGTCCGCATCGTGGCCGCGACACATCGCGACCTCCGCCATGCGATTCAGCAAGGCGATTTCCGCGAGGATCTATTCTATCGCCTCAATGTCGTACCGATCCGGTTGCCGCCGCTGCGGGAGCGTGTTGAAGACATTCCCGCACTGGTCCGGCATTTCCTGAACAGCGCCAACAACGAAGGCCTTCCGACCAAGAGCATCGATCCGCCGGCCATGGAGCGCCTGAAAATGTACAGGTGGCCGGGCAATGTCCGGGAACTGGAGAATGTGATCCGCCGGTTGTCGGCCCTGTATAATCAGGAGAGCATCGGCGCCGATATCATCGATATGGAACTTGCGGAAGCACCGCCTCCAGCCGAAGACGGCACAGCGCCGCCGGCAAGCGAGGGATTGTCCGGTGCCGTCGACCGTCACCTGCGTGACTATTTCGCTGCTCATGAGGGCGAGCTGCCCGCAGACGGCCTTTACGACCGGGTGCTGCAGGAGATCGAGCGGCCGTTGATCACACTGTGCTTGTCCGCCACGAAGGGCAATCAGATCAGGGCGGCGCAGTTGCTCGGCCTCAATCGCAACACATTGCGCAAGAAAATTCGCGAGATGAATATCGAGGTCGTCCGCGGGCTCAAATAG